A genomic stretch from Bacillus sp. N1-1 includes:
- a CDS encoding HAD family hydrolase, with protein MILDSIIFDLDGTIWDPIDTVLLAWNSRLKEHPQVHRELTRTDFERTMGLQMQEISLKLFPHLSEDVREQVIRACCKVEQEYLEKHGGSLFPQVETVLQNLSNSYKLYIVSNCQDGYIESFYAYHKFDKYFQDFENPGRTGLSKGGNIQLIIERNNLTSPIYVGDSEGDRKAARYARIPFIYAQYGFGQVTEYDDVIEAFPALAKYY; from the coding sequence ATGATTTTGGATAGCATTATTTTTGACTTAGACGGAACCATTTGGGATCCGATTGATACTGTGTTACTAGCATGGAATAGTCGTTTGAAAGAACACCCACAAGTTCATCGGGAGCTCACAAGGACTGACTTTGAAAGAACGATGGGGTTGCAAATGCAAGAAATCAGTTTGAAACTGTTTCCTCATTTATCCGAAGATGTTCGCGAACAGGTGATAAGAGCGTGTTGTAAGGTTGAACAAGAATACTTAGAAAAACACGGTGGTTCTCTTTTTCCTCAGGTAGAGACTGTATTGCAGAATCTATCAAACTCCTACAAACTCTATATCGTCAGTAACTGCCAGGATGGGTATATTGAATCATTCTATGCGTATCACAAATTTGATAAGTACTTTCAAGACTTTGAAAACCCGGGAAGAACAGGCCTTTCAAAAGGGGGAAATATTCAGTTGATTATAGAGAGAAACAACCTGACCTCCCCCATTTATGTAGGGGATTCAGAAGGAGATCGAAAGGCAGCGAGGTACGCCAGAATTCCTTTTATTTATGCTCAGTACGGTTTTGGACAAGTAACTGAATACGATGATGTGATTGAAGCGTTTCCTGCGCTGGCAAAATACTATTGA
- a CDS encoding GNAT family protein: MTYQFEVMTQEQAEDISYNWHYEGEYSFYDMEADEEDLQEFVDPKLRGDSKFAVMNNSDLIGFFSVTKVANLIYDIGLGMRPDLTNKGKGLEFISAGLDFIKKKYNPSKITLSVATFNQRAIKVYRRLGFKDVHTFMQDTNGSTFEFLKMEYER, translated from the coding sequence ATGACTTATCAATTTGAAGTAATGACTCAAGAACAAGCGGAAGACATTTCTTATAATTGGCACTACGAGGGGGAATATTCTTTTTACGATATGGAGGCGGATGAAGAAGATTTACAAGAATTCGTCGATCCGAAATTACGTGGGGACTCTAAGTTTGCGGTGATGAACAATAGTGACTTAATTGGTTTTTTCAGTGTTACGAAAGTGGCCAACCTCATTTATGATATTGGCTTAGGGATGCGTCCTGACCTTACGAATAAAGGGAAGGGATTGGAATTTATTAGTGCGGGTTTAGATTTTATCAAAAAGAAATATAACCCCAGTAAAATAACCTTATCCGTTGCGACCTTTAATCAAAGAGCGATAAAAGTATACAGAAGGTTGGGTTTTAAAGATGTTCACACGTTTATGCAGGATACAAATGGTAGCACATTTGAATTTTTGAAAATGGAATATGAACGGTAA
- a CDS encoding YjzC family protein, which produces MAERYKTGEKAPENGTYEFVGLVNESNENANAEEEKNIELSSGETFPPSQSNQDAAYWKKTN; this is translated from the coding sequence ATGGCAGAGCGTTATAAGACTGGCGAAAAAGCACCTGAAAATGGAACATATGAATTTGTTGGATTAGTAAACGAATCAAATGAGAACGCTAACGCGGAAGAAGAAAAAAACATTGAGCTAAGCAGTGGAGAGACATTCCCTCCATCCCAATCCAACCAAGATGCAGCGTATTGGAAAAAAACAAATTAA
- a CDS encoding ABC transporter ATP-binding protein translates to MITFDKTTKTYEGGVTAVDGVDFTVEKGNIVVLLGPSGCGKTTLLRMVNRLETISDGKITIDGEDSMSLDQIALRRKIGYVIQSNGLFPNMTIEENVMIVPDLLGWNKKDKRARFNKLMEMIGLSGEKFGKRYPHELSGGQQQRIGVIRALAADPPVMLMDEPFGALDPIIREKIQDEFLQIQREVKKTILFVSHDIDEAIKMADKIVLLRGGEVMQYDTPSEMLVRPKNEFVREFFGKDRAIKSLSLHRIQDLQEIIGLANVDETIEDTITINVNHDLRNTLSMLLNQEADQVIVIDNDGNKLGAITIDLVQKYLHFEIKAKPTLVQKG, encoded by the coding sequence ATGATTACATTTGATAAAACAACGAAGACGTATGAAGGTGGCGTAACAGCCGTAGATGGAGTGGACTTTACCGTTGAAAAAGGTAATATTGTCGTACTGTTGGGTCCATCTGGGTGCGGGAAAACAACGTTGCTTCGTATGGTGAATCGTCTGGAAACGATTTCGGATGGGAAAATCACGATTGATGGCGAAGATTCCATGTCTTTAGACCAAATCGCATTAAGAAGAAAAATTGGATATGTCATTCAAAGCAATGGTCTTTTTCCGAATATGACGATTGAAGAGAACGTTATGATTGTGCCAGATTTATTAGGATGGAATAAGAAAGATAAGCGAGCACGATTTAACAAACTCATGGAAATGATCGGATTAAGTGGAGAGAAGTTTGGCAAGCGGTATCCGCATGAACTTTCTGGAGGGCAGCAGCAGCGAATTGGTGTGATTCGTGCATTAGCCGCAGATCCGCCAGTTATGTTGATGGATGAACCATTTGGCGCACTCGATCCAATCATTCGCGAAAAGATTCAAGATGAGTTTCTTCAAATTCAACGCGAAGTGAAGAAAACGATTCTTTTTGTGAGTCATGACATTGATGAAGCGATTAAAATGGCAGATAAAATCGTTCTCTTGCGTGGTGGAGAAGTGATGCAATACGATACCCCTTCTGAGATGCTCGTTCGTCCTAAAAATGAATTCGTTCGTGAATTTTTTGGTAAGGACCGGGCCATTAAGAGCTTGAGTCTACATAGAATTCAAGATCTGCAAGAAATAATTGGTCTTGCAAATGTCGATGAAACGATTGAGGACACAATCACCATTAATGTAAATCACGATTTGCGTAATACGTTATCAATGCTCCTGAATCAAGAAGCTGATCAGGTGATCGTGATTGATAATGACGGAAATAAGTTAGGCGCCATTACGATTGATCTTGTTCAAAAGTATCTTCATTTTGAAATTAAGGCGAAGCCTACCCTGGTGCAGAAGGGGTGA
- a CDS encoding phosphotransferase, with protein MNDKLLQLLNEKYPLHFIKVEAITDEMFRCTAEQGTYYARVTNYKSYEEQVDEVTYTNFLYQEGLAVSPTIASINGEVVERIMLDREMLTVVYQSAPGIHLARNRWQPNVFYELGRQIGRLHRFSKKFEEIHPLNYINDWHDNEEYAFLKYIPKEESAIREIAYDILSTIKKLPKSHSNYGLLHGDLCLENLLIDVKSNFTMIDFQDCEKHFYVFDLAAPIYSAMEYSYVGGGNIVEYGRAMKKAILDGYQEENDLSPEMVDQLPLFIKLKEVFEYSLMHMYWDKDTLTEEQIRIMNHFRIRIEQNHSLLTR; from the coding sequence ATGAATGACAAGTTACTTCAATTACTGAACGAAAAATATCCATTGCATTTCATCAAAGTGGAAGCGATTACAGATGAGATGTTTCGTTGTACTGCGGAACAAGGTACTTACTACGCAAGGGTGACCAACTATAAAAGCTATGAAGAACAGGTAGATGAGGTGACTTATACAAATTTCCTCTATCAAGAAGGTTTGGCTGTATCGCCGACAATCGCTTCTATAAATGGAGAAGTAGTCGAAAGGATCATGCTAGACAGGGAAATGCTAACGGTTGTTTATCAGTCTGCTCCTGGGATCCATTTGGCTAGAAATCGTTGGCAGCCCAATGTGTTCTATGAACTAGGTCGGCAAATTGGTCGATTGCATCGTTTTTCTAAGAAATTTGAAGAGATCCATCCACTTAACTACATTAACGACTGGCATGATAATGAGGAATATGCATTCCTCAAGTATATTCCGAAAGAAGAAAGTGCGATTAGAGAGATTGCCTATGACATCTTATCAACAATAAAAAAACTTCCAAAATCCCATTCCAATTATGGATTGTTGCATGGTGATTTATGCTTAGAAAATCTATTGATTGATGTCAAATCAAATTTTACTATGATTGATTTTCAAGATTGCGAGAAGCATTTTTATGTTTTTGATTTAGCAGCTCCAATCTATAGTGCAATGGAATATTCGTATGTTGGGGGAGGGAATATCGTTGAATATGGACGTGCAATGAAAAAGGCAATCCTCGACGGTTACCAGGAGGAAAATGACCTATCGCCAGAAATGGTAGATCAACTTCCCTTATTTATTAAATTAAAGGAAGTATTTGAATACAGCTTGATGCATATGTACTGGGATAAAGATACGTTAACAGAAGAACAGATTAGAATCATGAATCATTTTAGAATAAGGATTGAACAAAATCATTCTCTTCTAACTCGTTAA
- a CDS encoding VOC family protein: MKPRVSVITIGVNDLNEALRFYRDGLGFPTEGIVGEEFDHGAVAFFDLQPGLKLAIWHRKDIAHEAKVNVHDPSPTEFTLGHNVNSKTEVDRVMDQAQRAGANITDPAHPTFWGGYSGHFQDPDGHMWEVVWNQDWDEVE; this comes from the coding sequence ATGAAGCCTAGAGTGTCTGTCATCACGATTGGCGTAAACGACCTAAACGAAGCGTTACGCTTTTATCGTGATGGACTAGGATTTCCTACTGAAGGAATCGTTGGTGAAGAGTTCGACCATGGCGCTGTCGCTTTCTTTGATTTGCAACCCGGTCTAAAACTTGCGATCTGGCATCGTAAAGATATTGCACATGAAGCCAAGGTAAACGTTCATGATCCAAGTCCTACGGAGTTTACTCTTGGTCACAACGTAAACAGCAAGACCGAAGTGGATCGTGTAATGGACCAAGCTCAAAGAGCAGGTGCCAACATTACTGACCCTGCACACCCTACATTTTGGGGAGGCTATTCTGGTCATTTTCAAGATCCAGATGGTCACATGTGGGAGGTTGTATGGAACCAAGATTGGGATGAAGTAGAATAA
- a CDS encoding class I SAM-dependent methyltransferase, which translates to MIEYQYQHPKGLLGWYIGEKMIRQHKPETIWSISLLNLQKDEDILEIGCGAGYAMKRLLNKPSIHKVIGLDVSKTLLHSSTIRNQIAIRQKRAQVIHGNVHKLPFKDKQFSKVFSVHSVYFWENLPQAMSEIARVLKPNGAVSLTLSDGQSGESWDTVKNMIENELIPLMKQFEFTNIRRVKGPDSRGYHIVAITGELQRRI; encoded by the coding sequence ATGATTGAATACCAATACCAGCATCCCAAAGGGTTGTTAGGATGGTACATTGGTGAAAAAATGATCCGACAACACAAACCAGAAACGATTTGGTCCATTTCATTATTAAACCTCCAAAAAGATGAAGACATCTTGGAGATCGGATGTGGTGCCGGGTATGCGATGAAACGTTTATTAAACAAACCTTCCATTCATAAAGTAATCGGTTTGGACGTATCTAAGACGCTCCTTCATTCTTCAACGATTCGAAATCAAATAGCAATAAGACAAAAAAGAGCTCAAGTTATCCATGGAAATGTTCATAAATTACCCTTTAAAGATAAACAGTTTTCTAAAGTATTTAGTGTCCATTCCGTTTACTTCTGGGAAAACCTTCCACAAGCTATGTCAGAAATAGCAAGAGTACTTAAACCAAATGGAGCTGTTTCACTAACGCTTAGCGACGGACAAAGTGGAGAGTCGTGGGATACTGTGAAGAACATGATTGAAAATGAGCTCATACCACTTATGAAGCAGTTTGAATTTACCAATATAAGAAGGGTGAAGGGGCCAGATTCTAGAGGTTACCATATAGTTGCCATCACCGGTGAGCTCCAAAGAAGAATATAA
- a CDS encoding ABC transporter permease: MNKKKVMSRLVSFFVYGIVAVFFIWAISNSYFDYIFSQSSTFLYLLKQHMQLVLVSSLLAVVVALPVGILVTRRSFRRAEWIVSNTVNLGQTIPSLAVLALMISILGIGFKTAVFALFIYSLLPMYRNTVAGIDSIDENLIDAARGMGMKPIQILFRIELPNASYSILAGIRTAVVLNIGTAALAYVVGGGGLGVWIFTGIQLFDNGYLISGAIPVTLLAIFVDYLLRLLERKIVPKGSKPPQET, encoded by the coding sequence ATGAATAAGAAAAAAGTGATGAGCCGCTTGGTGAGCTTTTTCGTCTATGGAATTGTCGCGGTGTTCTTTATTTGGGCCATCAGCAACAGCTATTTTGATTATATCTTTAGTCAATCAAGTACATTTCTCTATTTACTGAAGCAGCACATGCAATTGGTGCTTGTTTCTTCACTCTTAGCAGTCGTTGTGGCATTGCCAGTTGGGATTCTGGTTACGCGTAGAAGTTTTCGACGTGCAGAGTGGATTGTCTCGAATACGGTGAATTTAGGTCAAACGATCCCGAGTCTAGCTGTTCTCGCATTGATGATTAGTATTTTAGGCATAGGATTTAAAACGGCAGTATTCGCCCTGTTTATTTACTCGCTCCTTCCGATGTATCGAAATACAGTGGCCGGCATTGATTCAATTGACGAGAATTTGATCGATGCAGCGAGAGGGATGGGGATGAAGCCGATTCAAATTCTATTTCGAATTGAGTTACCAAATGCATCTTACTCAATCCTTGCGGGAATTCGTACGGCTGTCGTATTAAATATCGGTACAGCAGCACTCGCCTATGTCGTTGGCGGAGGCGGGCTTGGCGTATGGATTTTCACTGGCATTCAGTTATTTGATAATGGCTATTTAATTTCAGGCGCTATTCCAGTCACATTATTAGCGATTTTTGTAGATTATTTGCTTCGGTTGCTTGAGCGTAAAATCGTACCAAAAGGCTCAAAGCCGCCACAAGAAACGTAA
- a CDS encoding GNAT family N-acetyltransferase, producing the protein MKTITHPSIKLTPSLNQEDYNEILRLKECCLEKEDVTLKLELDHKRNQSHNGSVDQNKINEFMFYDDHVLIGYMGICQFGSEALEVNGMVHPDYRRMGVFKRLFSFVQDEWNKRESKQMLLLSDRNSTPGIEFIKSTGAHYENSEYEMHLVGEASEAIDMTNLHFRKALRKDAKEIARQNAIYFHMNSEEEFPEEASLGGMDVFLAEWNQSVVGKVHIEIQHGVGGIYGMGVLPEYRGQGFGREILMKAVKKLREKQAQQILLQVAVKNKNALKLYQSCGFKETSTMDYFKLTKK; encoded by the coding sequence ATGAAAACCATCACTCATCCATCTATCAAACTAACACCTTCCTTAAATCAAGAAGACTACAACGAAATCCTTAGATTAAAAGAGTGCTGCCTTGAAAAAGAAGATGTAACGTTAAAACTAGAACTTGATCACAAACGAAATCAATCTCATAACGGGAGTGTTGATCAGAACAAAATCAATGAGTTTATGTTTTATGATGATCACGTACTCATCGGCTATATGGGCATCTGTCAATTTGGTTCAGAAGCATTAGAAGTAAATGGGATGGTTCATCCGGATTATAGGAGAATGGGAGTCTTTAAGCGGTTGTTTTCATTCGTTCAAGATGAGTGGAATAAAAGAGAATCGAAACAGATGCTTTTGTTGAGTGATCGAAATTCTACACCTGGGATTGAATTTATTAAGAGTACAGGAGCTCACTACGAAAACTCAGAATATGAGATGCATTTAGTCGGTGAAGCAAGTGAAGCTATCGATATGACAAACCTACATTTCAGAAAAGCTTTAAGAAAAGATGCAAAAGAAATTGCAAGACAAAATGCGATCTACTTTCATATGAATTCAGAGGAAGAGTTTCCCGAGGAAGCATCATTAGGCGGGATGGATGTTTTTCTAGCTGAATGGAACCAGTCGGTTGTAGGGAAAGTTCATATTGAAATACAACATGGTGTAGGTGGTATTTATGGAATGGGTGTCCTTCCCGAATATCGAGGACAAGGTTTTGGCAGAGAGATTCTCATGAAAGCTGTAAAGAAGTTAAGAGAAAAACAAGCTCAACAAATTTTGCTCCAAGTGGCAGTAAAGAACAAGAATGCGTTAAAGCTATACCAATCATGTGGTTTTAAAGAGACTTCTACAATGGATTATTTTAAATTAACTAAGAAGTAA
- a CDS encoding LysR family transcriptional regulator: protein MEINQLKAFELVVRLGSFSKASRYLNVSQPTISLRIKELEKSVGGSLFHRVGKNMELTDLGQGFLPYASQALEVLLKGLERAQSIKEGKRGEVKIGTLPTFTTGLFTSTLIEMHENYPEIDLVIHTGHNQQILEMLYDGFIKMGLITHPFFNSDLKTLLLMKEPLILVAHKHHKLSELKSRTYTIEEVFAKSDPYILTDWSDESKHWQKTYMTFGMDSLELPPTTALDFVRSGKGVAPLTKSLVQDLLTRGTLTRLLPVDMPELSRWVALVSLENESSLTPAAQRFVKTLKNHAATLRSL, encoded by the coding sequence TTGGAAATTAATCAGTTAAAAGCTTTTGAATTGGTCGTTCGTTTAGGTTCCTTTAGTAAAGCGTCAAGATATTTAAACGTATCGCAACCAACCATCAGCTTACGAATAAAGGAGCTGGAAAAGAGTGTTGGCGGTTCATTATTTCATCGTGTCGGAAAAAATATGGAACTGACAGACTTGGGGCAGGGATTTCTCCCATATGCAAGTCAAGCGTTAGAAGTATTATTAAAGGGACTAGAAAGGGCACAATCCATTAAAGAAGGAAAACGAGGAGAAGTAAAAATAGGAACATTACCTACATTTACAACAGGACTATTTACTTCAACACTAATTGAAATGCATGAGAATTATCCCGAAATCGACTTGGTCATTCATACAGGTCATAATCAACAAATTCTTGAGATGCTCTATGATGGGTTTATTAAAATGGGGCTGATTACTCATCCCTTTTTTAATAGTGATTTAAAGACGCTACTTTTGATGAAAGAACCACTTATACTAGTGGCTCATAAGCACCATAAATTAAGTGAATTAAAATCTAGAACTTATACAATAGAGGAGGTTTTTGCAAAAAGTGATCCTTATATTCTGACTGATTGGAGTGATGAGAGTAAACATTGGCAAAAAACTTATATGACATTTGGCATGGATAGTCTTGAGCTCCCTCCAACTACAGCTCTTGATTTTGTTCGTTCAGGAAAAGGTGTAGCTCCTTTGACCAAATCACTCGTTCAAGATCTATTAACGAGGGGTACACTAACGAGACTTTTGCCTGTGGACATGCCAGAACTATCTAGATGGGTTGCCCTAGTTAGTTTGGAAAACGAATCTTCTCTCACTCCAGCAGCGCAACGTTTTGTAAAAACGTTGAAAAATCATGCAGCGACACTGAGGTCTCTTTAA
- a CDS encoding glycine betaine ABC transporter substrate-binding protein, whose product MKRKLSRIIGIVLILSMLASCSSVGIGGKQISVGGKNFTEQYLLSEMTAFLLKEEGFNVKQMNNLGSTVVRKALENSQVDMMWEYTGTALITYMGEEPIADPEEAFEKVKELDAKNNDIHWMNMSNVNNTYALAMREEQAKELGIESISDLAAYVNENPGELTMASDAEFANRPDGLPGVEEKYGFEFDSSQIKLMDLGLTQRSLDNEQVDVSVAFETDATIVEYDLVTLKDDKSFFPPYRAAVSINEDVYEKYPEVEEITARLGEKLNSDIMRELNYKVDIEGNSVSVVAHDWLVENGLLDE is encoded by the coding sequence ATGAAAAGAAAGCTATCTCGTATCATCGGAATTGTGCTGATCCTATCGATGCTTGCTTCGTGTTCAAGTGTAGGAATTGGGGGAAAGCAGATATCCGTTGGAGGTAAAAACTTTACGGAACAATACTTGCTTTCAGAAATGACCGCTTTTCTTTTAAAAGAAGAAGGCTTTAATGTAAAGCAGATGAATAACCTTGGGAGTACCGTCGTGCGGAAAGCGCTCGAAAACAGCCAGGTAGATATGATGTGGGAATATACGGGCACAGCCCTCATTACATATATGGGCGAAGAGCCTATCGCAGATCCTGAGGAAGCTTTTGAAAAGGTAAAAGAATTAGACGCCAAAAATAATGACATCCATTGGATGAACATGTCGAACGTAAACAACACCTATGCGCTTGCAATGAGAGAAGAGCAGGCGAAAGAATTAGGCATTGAATCCATTAGTGATTTAGCAGCTTATGTAAATGAAAATCCAGGTGAACTGACGATGGCCTCAGACGCTGAATTTGCGAACCGGCCTGACGGATTACCTGGAGTCGAGGAAAAATACGGATTTGAATTCGATTCTAGTCAAATTAAACTTATGGATCTTGGCTTAACGCAACGGTCATTAGATAACGAACAAGTCGATGTCTCAGTCGCATTTGAAACAGATGCAACGATCGTTGAGTATGACCTTGTTACGCTGAAGGATGATAAATCCTTCTTCCCGCCATACAGAGCGGCTGTTAGCATCAACGAGGACGTCTATGAAAAGTATCCAGAAGTGGAAGAAATCACAGCACGTTTAGGTGAAAAATTAAACAGCGATATCATGCGTGAATTGAATTATAAAGTCGACATTGAAGGGAACAGTGTTTCTGTTGTTGCTCATGATTGGCTCGTTGAGAATGGGCTGTTAGACGAATAA
- a CDS encoding serine hydrolase, protein MDNLIRISYGLLLVVILVVPTIAQAQNHQEDMLTDYMNEAMKKYQIPGASLGLVQNGDVVYQESLGKQSDGSPVTNKTLFSIGSISKPLTSLGILKLVEKGKIKLEAPIDTYIQFDYGQSTNQYVITVKQLLAHTSGISSLSGMAIADKNLRGSNALTEAVKELEPLKLVSKPGQLHQYSAANYLLLGKIIEEKAEVPFAEYMHEAVFKNLGMSDTVASYKSAIKLGYQPGFQSWFGKPVESDVWFDDSGAPYGYMASTLVDMLAFIRAVQYSDTLLSEPLNTLYTKPEVHRKENLYYGLGWRINKEKNEQYIFHGGETPDSRSEIFIHNTKDYAFVLLTNKNNFSEVMNTTDMKEGIREIIESEQIPSLPEPNHRLQWLTLFFTIIVTLLGIWNISRLYQKNLIFKKIWYIVAGVSVLLGVIMIPLLVQLFQSPWHTIIAYAPDTALLIKILIGVLVTYGLCSSIVISIKKK, encoded by the coding sequence GTGGATAATTTGATAAGAATATCTTATGGGTTGTTACTAGTAGTAATATTGGTTGTCCCTACTATTGCACAAGCGCAAAACCATCAAGAAGATATGCTTACAGATTATATGAATGAAGCAATGAAGAAGTATCAAATTCCAGGTGCGTCCTTAGGTCTCGTACAAAATGGTGATGTGGTCTATCAAGAGTCGTTAGGGAAACAGAGTGATGGATCGCCTGTCACAAATAAAACTCTTTTTTCAATAGGATCAATAAGTAAACCTTTAACAAGCCTTGGTATTCTTAAGTTAGTAGAGAAAGGGAAAATTAAGTTAGAAGCTCCAATAGATACATATATCCAATTCGACTACGGACAATCGACCAATCAATACGTTATAACGGTAAAACAATTATTGGCACATACGAGTGGGATTAGCTCCTTATCTGGCATGGCAATAGCTGATAAAAATCTAAGAGGATCTAATGCCCTTACAGAAGCTGTAAAAGAACTGGAACCTCTAAAACTTGTTTCAAAACCAGGACAACTTCACCAGTATAGTGCTGCGAATTATTTACTACTAGGAAAAATAATTGAAGAAAAAGCTGAAGTACCTTTCGCAGAATACATGCATGAGGCGGTATTTAAGAATTTGGGTATGTCCGATACGGTTGCGTCGTATAAATCAGCGATTAAATTGGGATATCAGCCAGGTTTTCAATCCTGGTTTGGTAAACCTGTCGAAAGCGATGTATGGTTCGATGATAGTGGCGCCCCATACGGTTATATGGCCTCGACATTAGTTGATATGTTGGCGTTCATAAGAGCTGTTCAATACAGTGACACCCTTTTATCTGAACCTTTAAATACGCTATACACCAAACCAGAAGTGCATAGAAAAGAAAACTTGTATTATGGATTAGGCTGGAGAATCAATAAGGAGAAAAACGAACAATATATTTTTCATGGCGGAGAAACTCCAGACTCGCGTTCTGAAATCTTCATACACAATACGAAGGACTATGCCTTTGTGTTGCTGACCAATAAGAATAATTTTTCTGAAGTTATGAATACGACTGATATGAAAGAAGGTATTAGAGAGATTATTGAGAGTGAACAAATACCTTCTTTACCTGAGCCTAACCATCGATTGCAATGGTTAACCTTATTTTTCACTATAATAGTAACTTTGTTAGGAATTTGGAATATCTCCCGACTTTATCAAAAGAACCTTATTTTCAAGAAAATATGGTACATTGTAGCCGGAGTTTCCGTCTTGCTAGGAGTTATTATGATTCCTTTATTAGTTCAATTATTTCAATCACCATGGCATACCATTATCGCTTATGCTCCGGATACTGCATTATTAATTAAGATACTCATTGGAGTATTGGTGACATATGGGCTCTGTTCTTCTATAGTTATCTCCATAAAAAAGAAGTAG